In one Yarrowia lipolytica chromosome 1A, complete sequence genomic region, the following are encoded:
- a CDS encoding uncharacterized protein (Compare to YALI0A15257g, no similarity) codes for MNAVHHHPHPHHGAHHSHPHTDMPPPSSAPSTHTVTDSHLYTPANMAHSKAQVHAQQQALAQAQAAAQVVANAMRGDKPFPPQQQHGQHGQHGQHGQQQLHHHMSGQHGLNGQPGMNGQPGMNGQTAMNGQPGLGGQNTSMQMSPPPPPHNHSVSATPTNTAGSAAATPTQNDISHAAEKVLQRAEISRMTRNLKSRLKLATYKTKRGWDNLTFDTIEQRVDEEIKPLSPSSTSTANTNNSATSTTTSTHTNSTAGSDSNNTSNATRSMYMTTSDQMSSPPLQQPFHPLSTPRFAPGNYPGSVHGPGGPQSPATLYDLGSPKAKLDHYPMLSPAKIPETRKRARTITSAPGGSSASPRLHYSKSYQQLPFAMSQQQQQQQHMHMQQQQQHMFQQQFAQAQPMAKSQSMGALSQMKLSRDEIMDIDSELDARERREREREQEQLQHQERHHQEQQRQQHEREQQQQQQQHSSEEHPSHATHTHSIGAALANRSLEPPRTPPQKPRKLGAPHSRDDNRDEGADLLMYLATSPSPAQRPSSSSHGWGTGGTPVQPTSAAAPQTPSQNFNFNDYLHMMTPSPAQVSHSPYHTERTPSTPNRLRLGQIPRSARRRLNFDKIPASPTSSERDSR; via the coding sequence ATGAACGCCGTCCATCACCATCCCCATCCTCACCACGGGGCCCACCACTCGCATCCACACACAGACATGCCTCCTCCCTCGTCCGCGCCCTCCACACATACGGTCACCGACTCGCACCTGTACACGCCTGCAAACATGGCGCACTCCAAGGCCCAGGTCCAtgctcagcagcaggctcttGCCCAGGCACAGGCCGCCGCCCAGGTGGTGGCCAACGCCATGCGGGGCGATAAGCCGTTTCCGCcgcaacagcagcatggacAGCATGGACAGCATGGACAGCatggacagcagcaacttCACCATCACATGAGTGGCCAGCATGGCTTGAACGGACAACCTGGCATGAACGGACAGCCTGGAATGAACGGACAGACGGCGATGAACGGACAGCCTGGCTTGGGCGGACAAAACACATCCATGCAAATGTCTcccccccctcccccccacaaccacagcgTCTCGGCCACGCCAACCAACACCGCGGGGTCTGCGGCAGCCACACCGACCCAAAACGACATTTCGCACGCGGCAGAAAAGGTGCTGCAACGGGCAGAAATCTCCCGCATGACCCGCAACCTCAAGTCGCGCCTGAAGCTCGCCACCTACAAAACCAAACGAGGCTGGGACAACCTCACCTTTGATACCATCGAGCAGCGGGTCGACGAGGAAATCAAGCCGCTGTCGCCATCGTCAACCTCCACcgcaaacacaaacaactcCGCAacctccacaaccacctctacacacacaaactcCACTGCAGGCAgtgactccaacaacacctCTAACGCCACTCGGTCAATGTACATGACCACTTCCGACCAAAtgtcatctcctcctttgCAGCAGCCCTTCCACCCGCTCTCCACACCCCGTTTCGCTCCCGGAAACTACCCCGGAAGCGTCCATGGACCTGGTGGTCCCCAGTCGCCTGCCACTCTCTACGATCTGGGATCCCCCAAGGCCAAACTCGACCACTACCCCATGTTGTCGCCTGCCAAGATCCCCGAGACGCGGAAACGGGCCCGAACTATCACCAGTGCGCCCGGCGGGTCTAGTGCATCGCCGCGACTGCATTACTCAAAGTCGTACCAACAGCTACCATTTGCCATGtcgcagcagcaacagcaacagcagcataTGCacatgcagcagcagcagcagcacatgttccagcagcagtttgcCCAGGCACAGCCCATGGCAAAGTCGCAGTCCATGGGTGCCCTGAGCCAAATGAAGCTGTCCCGTGACGAAATCATGGACATTGACAGCGAGCTGGACGCCCGAGAGAGACGCGAGCGTGAGCgtgagcaggagcagctaCAGCATCAGGAGCGACATCAtcaggagcagcagcgacagcagcatgaacgtgagcagcagcaacaacagcagcaacattCGAGCGAAGAGCATCCTTCCCATGCTACCCACACTCATTCTATTGGAGCAGCTCTGGCAAACCGATCGCTGGAACCCCCCAGAACTCCCCCTCAGAAGCCCCGAAAGCTCGGGGCTCCCCACTCTCGAGACGACAACCGAGACGAGGGCGCAGATCTGCTCATGTATCTCGCCACCTCTCCGTCCCCTGCCCAGCGaccatcttcttcgtcaCACGGCTGGGGAACGGGAGGCACCCCTGTGCAGCCCACCTCTGCCGCTGCTCCTCAAACGCCCTCGCAGAACTTCAACTTTAATGACTATCTTCACATGATGACGCCTTCTCCGGCACAGGTGTCGCATTCGCCGTACCACACGGAGCGAACTCCGTCGACGCCCAACCGACTGCGACTGGGCCAGATTCCCCGATCTGCTAGACGGAGACTGAACTTTGACAAGATCCCTGCCTCTCCCACCTCTAGTGAGAGAGATAGTCGGTGA
- a CDS encoding uncharacterized protein (Truncated form of YALI0A15345g, no similarity), whose product MLSIKNDGTYTTHGKTHTIARYAMFCHLERLQSRSNLVEGPPSFRDIPARLNEAQRLAWNNKDSSRPLDNQQEQLVKEFKFICAPMICETLLLNGRYKNLQTAILDYTMDEWLDAIYQTLSRVIPWWFYYKHNIFEISPGAKINHVRLIWLYTCIGPRNGIQEENHLDSIAKCDLVELASEIDSSPPITPTDRSTEKFVNSLLQVLEKKVPNGYLHTLFQPNLVRVILEYFGFTSCLDLRWFFEVFRDRESELTKWINMEQGVLCPRGRARSIPKNMMPHDIATTFNGLTAAFMGQKAYVHDRDLSLPQCLEKYGVLNDYYTAEQLEALHEYVRATSNYVLHHLREDQVEEAVEMMLQDLECHPHLTFSLKLMKSARVFSLSHLTRVVMGHLRYVEVRLEFWQSRTTDGEVVTKPDLSCVFIVPNTGDPIEIDSENEQDLAPPPLPPALIQYEDNSSKSHEIAKRNAQKWIVASTNAVTDYLKTFEMLRDTKLCRNCLFSRRFHFNVGRIAHDTAKCSFPNLWFAMRDSGLDSVDFDLTPSESLNKKSLYQMDKIRQDWLRASEKERRAFEEMGTQMPTDSCNNCLFHDRDAGEGFAIMHKTEACRYPNLYQRLFDKEAYPWDPISR is encoded by the coding sequence ATGTTATCGATAAAGAACGATGGAACATACACGACCCATGGAAAAACACATACGATAGCCCGATATGCCATGTTCTGTCATTTGGAACGCCTACAGAGCCGCAGTAATCTTGTGGAGGGACCACCCAGCTTCAGAGACATTCCAGCGAGACTGAATGAGGCCCAGCGACTGGCTTGGAACAACAAAGATTCGTCGCGACCTCTCGACAaccagcaggagcagctcgtGAAGGAATTCAAGTTCATCTGCGCACCGATGATCTGCGagactctgctgctcaatggGCGCTACAAAAATCTGCAAACAGCAATCTTGGATTACACCATGGACGAGTGGCTGGACGCAATATACCAGACTCTGTCAAGGGTGATTCCCTGGTGGTTTTACTACAAGCACAACATTTTTGAGATCTCACCGGGCGCCAAGATCAACCATGTGCGTCTCATTTGGCTGTATACATGTATTGGGCCTCGCAATGGCATTCAGGAAGAGAACCATTTGGATTCCATCGCAAAATGCGACTTGGTGGAGCTGGCGTCCGAGATTGACTCGTCTCCGCCCATCACTCCCACGGATAGATCGACTGAAAAGTTTGTCAACTCCCTTCTACAGGTCTTGGAAAAGAAGGTACCCAATGGGTATTTGCATACTCTGTTCCAGCCAAATTTAGTGAGAGTCATTCTGGAGTATTTTGGATTCACGTCGTGTCTGGATTTAAGGTGGTTCTTCGAAGTGTTCCGAGACCGTGAATCTGAGCTTACAAAGTGGATCAACATGGAGCAGGGGGTTTTATGTCCTCGAGGACGAGCGAGGTCAATCCCAAAAAACATGATGCCTCACGACATTGCCACCACATTTAACGGTCTCACGGCAGCCTTCATGGGACAGAAAGCCTATGTGCATGACCGGGACTTGTCGTTACCGCAATGTCTAGAAAAATACGGTGTTCTGAACGACTACTACACCGCAGAGCAATTGGAAGCACTCCATGAATACGTCAGAGCAACATCGAATTACGTTCTACACCATCTTCGAGAAGACCAAGTTGAAGAAGCAGTCGAAATGATGCTGCAAGATCTTGAGTGTCACCCGCACTTGACATTCTCACTCAAATTAATGAAGAGTGCCCGTGTATTCTCCTTATCACACCTGACTCGAGTAGTCATGGGGCATTTGAGATACGTGGAAGTCCGTTTGGAGTTCTGGCAAAGTCGTACCACCGACGGGGAAGTCGTCACCAAGCCTGATCTCTCCTGCGTCTTTATTGTGCCTAATACAGGGGACCCAATCGAAATTGATTCCGAAAACGAGCAGGACctagctcctcctccccttCCCCCAGCCCTTATTCAATACGAAGACAACTCGTCGAAATCGCACGAGATTGCCAAAAGAAATGCCCAAAAGTGGATAGTGGCATCAACTAACGCAGTAACAGACTATCTCAAAACCTTTGAGATGTTGCGAGACACAAAGCTGTGTCGTAATTGTCTGTTTAGTCGCCGATTCCACTTCAATGTTGGCCGTATTGCTCACGATACGGCGAAATGCTCGTTCCCGAACCTCTGGTTCGCCATGAGAGACTCGGGGCTGGATTCGGTAGACTTTGATTTGACACCATCAGAGAGCTTGAACAAGAAGAGTCTATACCAGATGGACAAGATAAGACAGGACTGGCTTCGTGCCTCGGAGAAGGAACGACGTGCGTTTGAAGAGATGGGTACCCAGATGCCCACAGACAGTTGTAACAACTGTCTGTTTCACGACCGAGACGCCGGAGAAGGGTTTGCTATCATGCACAAAACTGAGGCATGCAGATACCCGAATCTTTACCAGCGGTTATTCGACAAGGAGGCATATCCTTGGGATCCCATATCGCGATGA
- a CDS encoding uncharacterized protein (Compare to YALI0A15400g, weakly similar to uniprot|Q92QU2 Rhizobium meliloti Putative acetyltransferase protein), with amino-acid sequence MRDTIETDRLILSRHTVADFEDSVALWNDEETVKFCGGARPRATVWTKLLYHRGHWDHYGYGCYVVRLKETGEYLGEIGTNHFMRDSDPVYSPLMPEAGWVVNPKYHGKGIATEALTAIFKEADASEKITHPICCIIDHGENEPSRAIARKFGFKQQPGTVKLGDEEVDLWIREKRN; translated from the coding sequence ATGAGAGACACAATCGAAACTGACAGGCTGATTCTAAGCCGACACACGGTGGCGGACTTTGAAGATTCGGTGGCTCTGTGgaacgacgaggagacGGTCAAGTTCTGCGGAGGAGCCCGACCTCGAGCCACCGTCTGGACCAAACTCTTGTACCATCGAGGACACTGGGATCACTACGGATACGGCTGTTACGTGGTCCGGCTTAAAGAGACGGGCGAGTATCTCGGAGAGATTGGCACCAACCATTTCATGCGAGACTCGGACCCGGTCTACTCGCCCCTCATGCCGGAAGCGGGCTGGGTCGTGAACCCCAAGTACCACGGCAAGGGTATTGCCACAGAGGCGCTGACGGCCATtttcaaggaggccgatGCGTCTGAAAAGATTACCCACCCCATCTGCTGCATCATCGACCACGGGGAAAACGAGCCCTCTAGAGCCATTGCCCGAAAGTTTGGTTTCAAGCAACAGCCGGGAACCGTCAAGCTGGGggatgaggaggtggaCCTGTGGATTCGGGAGAAACGGAACTAG
- a CDS encoding uncharacterized protein (Compare to YALI0A15378g, no similarity) → MQFSIAAIAAIATIAAATLPVANGTLADSPSVARVGINGTNPDDNYVTVYVTNCPVTSTDAAGATVTTHIKSTVTSTVCPKCTKTAEPKPSAIQSTPAKGNGTETGPKSVQNPKTNNNGTVTPTRAPLQQPKANIPKQANGASKAVVGAAALALPVVVALM, encoded by the coding sequence ATGCAGTTCTCCATTGCCGCTATCGCCGCTATTGCCACCATCGCCGCCGCAACTCTTCCTGTTGCCAATGGCACTCTCGCAGACTCTCCCTCCGTTGCTCGTGTCGGAATCAACGGCACTAACCCCGATGACAACTATGTCACTGTTTACGTGACCAACTGCCCTGTCACCAGCACCGACGCAGCTGGAGCCACCGTCACCACCCACATCAAGTCCACTGTCACTTCGACCGTCTGCCCCAAGTGCACCAAGACCGCTGAGCCCAAGCCCTCCGCTATCCAGTCCACTCCTGCGAAGGGTAATGGTACCGAGACCGGCCCCAAGTCTGTCCAGAaccccaagaccaacaacaacggcaCTGTAACCCCTACTCGGGCCCCTCTTCAGCAGCCCAAGGCCAACATTCCCAAGCAGGCCAACGGTGCTTCCAaggctgttgttggagctgctgctctggctcttcccGTGGTTGTGGCCCTCATGTAA